The following nucleotide sequence is from Cicer arietinum cultivar CDC Frontier isolate Library 1 chromosome 2, Cicar.CDCFrontier_v2.0, whole genome shotgun sequence.
taaaaggatttttacaaaagcaactcaaactataaacaactcttatagttttgattttacacaataatgatttagAGAGATTGGTATAATCTAATTATGCTCAAAtagtgtttgagaatagattcttgatAAAAGAACTCAGTAATATTATATGGATATATGAAGAGGAAATCAGAACTGATCCTTTTGTAATTGAGAAGCTTTCAAGTATGTAAAGTGTATGTGATTGATGGATTTTCTTAGCTCTTGAAGTTCTACGTTTTTCTTGAGTTTGgagttccttttataggcttcaaggagGTTGATGATAGCTACCATGACCGTTGAAAAGGTGCCTTGATGTCATGTGTCAGACTTGACCaaagaccagacttttaaactTTGAATGTTATTGTTTTGAACATTATGCGTTTATGCTTATGTGTTAATAATGTCTTATTTGTAGCTTCCCCAGAGATGTGCTTATCATTCTGGACTGATGTCATCAtactggagaatgatgttgatcATTCTGAAGATAGTTATTAATCATTATGGAGAAAgatatttgttgttgaagatcaagtgtaacaagctggagaatgtttatcaatctggagactgaTGTTACACTGTTAGAGAATTATCATTTGACACTTTTGCTTTAAGTTGTGCCTTTTAATCTTTGATCTTTTTGAGTGAATCTTTTGCTCATATGAGAGTTGTATATTCCTAGTATATGAACTAGAAATCCATTTTCAATTTGTAAGAGctttctttgttttaaaaacgGATGCGATCTTGCTTGTTGAAAATGATAGAAAcgtggagaacattcttggttttccagattatgtcaagaatgttcttggttcagttttgttcatttttaacactttctttaaatttatttctctTGCATTTGCTTTGTACCTAACTTGAATTATTACATTCAACAATAGCACAtaattttagaatcataattagagtctttaattaactttgtttgtttacatcaaaacattaatttgagattttgcctcaacatattaaaatattaatgtgcTCACTTAAAAGAATTTTCTCCAGTATGATGGATCATATCGTCTATCCGATCATCCATATCTAGACTAACTTCCTCTCTCTTTAAGACAGATTTAGAGTTGGTATATATTCACCATGCCATGTCGATCTTGTATAATTTTGGTGAATCCTTTTACACAAATGACATGATTTCTTATTTCATCAACTCGTTGTGGTTTATGATTCACACAATTTACACAAGGACATTGAAAAATTTCATTACttttttgaaagattttttttcaacaaattgTAGAAACTTTGTCATTTCATTCTCATATTCATCACTTAGTGTATCAactacaattcaaaattattatattatgcaAAGGACACTCATCAATAATTCACATAAACtatatttaatcaaattgatttattattaaagctcaaaattcaacaaaacatTAAAAAGGAGAATAATATAACATGTCAACGACatagaaaagataaaaaatgagaataataaCATGTCACCACACATAAATAAGGAACACATCAAACGGTGTTTTCTTATCTacagtaaaaaaaatcaacttttttattactttgaatttgataaataaagataagcaattataaaataaataatataaaaatagataataaaaataatcaattataaaatgaataatataaagAAGTGGATACGaattaaaaaacacataaatataaaaaggaaTAATTGTACatctaaaaatgaaaaaaagttaTAACTATTCATGAATTGTAAGtcaattaaataaaactttaaaactTAGAATGTTATTACAAAATGAGTCAAGTTAATTTgactaattattaatttgttttatacGTGAcctttattttgtaatatttatttgttacaaaattataaaatagataaatttaaataactgatttatctataaaaattaaaataaaaaattaaacaacaaAACCCTTCTCCACTTCACCCTCTGAAATCTTATCATgtctttattttaatgtatttaatgttgaaataaaataaaataaaattatcaatgtaACATTAATATACTATCGTTCTAAAGACAAATATATTACGTTAcaaagataattttaaaataaaataatttgaatttgtgatatttaataataaaagtagcaaaatagatttttaagtAAGATTTacgaaataataataaattttataaaaaaaatatgtaattttttttttatttttaaattttatatatatttttgatgagtttttatttaagagaatttttatttttttttctaattactATTAAACAATAcaagatttataaaaatataaatttaattgatacatatataatagaatgaagtttaattttaaattgttaaaaaaatgtttaaaattataaatcatattaattttttattattaattatagttCTTATAACATGttaagaaaactaaaaaaaaattattaattcaaaaaaatgatCAAACTTAACAAACATATAATTTTGCCTTCAACAATTCACAATAAAACACTTTATTTGTTAAAGTTTAATATACATTGCATATCATGATTTTTTAGTgtatttgaattgatttttcACATGACAAACGCGAGGATAAGCACAAATAGCTTGTAGCTCCGTAATAGATATTTTGTGAGTACCATATTCTCCACCATCTTTATGTGAGTTTCACCACATAAaccttttaataatattattagggCGTAGTCGTTAAGCTCGTATTACAATTTTACTTTAGAAACAAAAATTACttattagtaatattaaaatttaaaaattgacttaattattaattagaattattgaaaaatgaaCATTTTAGCttgccataaataaaaaagaaaaaatatatatatgtatagatATGCAAGTATGAATTTCATTGAGAAACAAGACTCAATTTGATCTtcaatttcatattattttttactactaTACTTTAGATGAATTGGATATTAAGGGATTAAGCCTCTatccataaaataaataagtaaaatatttaattacagTTTCGGTCtccttattttagttgaattacgAAAATAatcatctattttatttctcttcagTTTTGGTTTTTCAAACAGGATTTTAGTCTAAAActtgataaaatgtcatttatttaagtcacaccactTCATTTATGATAATAGATCTTAAGTACAATTGgtgcaccacgagatcttgaggcattgtgtgacttaaataagcgcaaaaaatgacacttcatcaaaaaaattaccaaatttttttttggagaacCAAAgctggagagaaataaaatagatgaactattttcgtgattcagctaacatagaaggaccaaaactgcaattaagcttaaataaaatcaaatcttTATAAGGATGCCAATGGTGTAGGGTGGAGGTCTAGAGTGCTTATCTCATCTCCGTTCATGCTCCTCAACAAGTCTTGTGTCTCCAGTTTCTACTATAGGGAGATTTTCGCTTACTTCCTCGTCTCCACAAATCCTCATGGACCTCTAGAGGGATCCATCTATATAAAAAAGCTAACACTCtcgtaatttaatttttaatttttaattcagTGTGATGTTGgaaccaaattaattttatatttagagttttaatgataaaaaatattttatgagaacaagaTATTTGACTTTACAGAATATAAAAGAAGATTCGTGTTTTTGAATAagatctaaaataagatttgattcagatttatacttgaataaaatatgaaataaaatttgattcaaatttataattgaagaaaatatttgaccaagttgaaaagaagatatggtcaaaatttgaagaagatttgatcaacatttatctacaacaaaatatgaacaatatcaatatgaacaaaatacaaacaaaatcaatttgaagaatttacaaattcaatatAAGCAGAATCAATCTAGAAAAACTGTTCATattgaattcaaaaataaaggaTTGACTAAAGagcatattatcaaaaaaacatcttattcaaaattatttttaaacaagatCATTGTTGACTTATCAATTATTGCACTTTTTTCCAAACACACACCGAGTATATCTTCCACATTTTTCTTGTGTCAATTTGCATCAATACAAAGTTATTTTCAacccttttatttattttttaattaagcaCTTTATAGTATTCTTCTAGCCCCGGTGGTTATGATGGTTACAAATTACATATACTACTAGAGTACTAGTACTACTCAAATTTACATTTATATACAAACTAAaccaaaaatacaattattCAAGCCAGCCAAAAGGGTACAATACTCaagtgatttatttatttttaatatgtatatgatATATAACATAAAGTGAGTATTAATAATCGGGTTAATTTCTGGACTTGGAAGGTTGCATTCCCTTGACCACAGTAACAGGGCAAGAAGCATTTGCCACCACATGCTTGCTAACACTTCCTAACAACACTCtgaaagaaaaaagttaaatgtTTAAACTATCTCcttcaattaaattaaacacaaaaaatctctaaaaaatctcaaattataAGATTTTTGGTAAACCAAAACATATATTACACACAATTGTAAATAATAATCTCTCAATTTAAACTAAGAATTACTTAAGAAATTAACTGAAcctctaaataaaaataaattgatccAATCATCTATTACTTGTAAcaatttattgattaataaataGTACTACCTTTTAATGGGACCCAAACCCCTGCTTCCAACAACCAAAGAGTCAAGATGAAGATCTTCCACAGCACTGCACAATTTCTCCCTTGGATCTCCCCAATATACTTTTGCCATTGCCCTTGCCTAATTCAAAAACCAACAAATTAAAATCCACATATTTGTAACCATAGTCACTAATCTCttgaatttatcatttttttctttcttataaacataagaaaataacacaataagaatcaaaataaatacCCCTTTGGTCTTGGAGGCATTTTCAAGAATATCTATGACTTCAGAATCCCTGGCAATCCCATATTGCTTTGTAAAGTTTATCTCCCTCAATTCCTCTAGAGGCACCAAAGCTGCAAACCCATTAACAATccaaaacacaacaaaattgtTATGCTTCATAAGCACAAGTTTATCACATTAAAGATAAACCTTTATAACATATAGTCATTTAGTATGTGTCAAccaaggttttttttttaaaaaaaaaaaaggtcaaTGATCCAATTTGGGTCGCaacatcaaaaaaaaaattatgtttctaTTTCTAGTCGTGTTTTAAACCTTGaactatttattaaaaaaaaaaaaaaaaaaaaagaagagaatgGAAAAAGGACACTAACGTGAACCATTGTCTTCAAAAAGTTCTTTTCTAGTGTGATCAGCTGAAAGAGGTTGAACGTTGATCATAATAATATGATCATTTTTGTTGATCAAATTATCAATTGCCCATCTAAGTGCTAATTTGCTTGTAGGAGAGAAATCCATAGCTACTCCAACTTGGTGTGTTTTTGCCATCTTTCACTTATGCTTCCAATAATTGATGAAGGGGGTAACATCCTTTTTATAGTTGTATGTTTTGTTCAAAAGACTTGTTTGGCTGGTTTTGGAAGGTTCAAGAAAGTGGTATTAGAAAAAGAGACAAAGGAATTTGTCATAGTTTGTTTTGTTCTTTAAGAATAAGTGAAAGGAATTTGTAACATTAACAAAGGTGGTGTGTGGAATATTGGCATAAATAAAGGTGAAAAGTATTAAGATAGTGAACCTTGCTTTTTCTTGAagagaaagaaacaaaaaaatatataaatacaacCATCATATAATATATGTACAAGTGTATGTAAATAATTGCTTGCGTTAGGTTATTAGTTGACAAAATGATATTGTTAGAtaagaacaaaagaaaataattgttattcttAAAATTTGTACGGTGTATATTTGAACTTTTATAAAAGTGACTTAATGATATCTCTTATATACAAACATATGTTCggagtatattttattttgacctCTTAACAGTTCTTGAAACTACTATTCTTCTAAAAGCAACAACatatataaagaataaatataGGCAAAAGAATCCTTAAACAACTATATgtctaaaaatttaatttgtgaGGGTTCTTATGTTGTTGTTATGAGAAATTGAAAAGCTATAAATAATTTGcctttatattataaatatatcgttaaatatatattttggtaaATTATATAcctttaatattgttttttactAATACATAGCTTTAAAATGGGAGAGGACTCCCTCCAGATACATGAGGGTGTCGTGCATTTCCACCCCTTGATTTAATAGGAGAGAAGGattcaaaaaatgaatttaagggtAATAATTTCTCCACGTGAGGAAATGTTGTGTAGTAAGCGTACCTTTAGAAGTCGCACTTAGAAAAGTGAAAGTTACATATAAGAAAAGTGAAAGTTACATATGAGATTCTTAAGTTTAatgttttaagattttaaattgaGATGTAATGTTCAATTTAATCGTATAGTTATcgttgtttttgaattttgaaaaaaaatttaaaaataatttatgtcaccgaaaatattactgcattaagtcgcggactaggtcgttctctttaagacgtttcaaGGCACTACttaaattgtgcaaggcagactatcaaccacgaagtctctAGAATAAAACAATTGAAATACTTTGTATCGGAATTCTAGTACatcgtagaaaaccgttctagaattacaccttCAATATGGCAGTCGAATGACTGCCACTAGTAATATAGCACTACCACCACtcgaaagaaatagaaaaaaaaagtaagaagggggagaagtgagaaaagccttAGATACAAAAAgcttttgatgttttttttttcaactgaggagaaccctctatttatagaggaaatccgCAATTGGATATGAGAGAATCACGGGTCCATCAGAACGTGTGCTCCAAGATGTGACCTCAGAAACGTGCACTCCAAACTTAAGGGTTTTGACTGGATCGGATATTTCATGTTGACTCGGGTCGGACGAGAGGCGGTGCGCACGTTTGTGGTGGTCaatttgcttgcgttctccctccttcacaaaattggagTACCTCTTGGGGCCCTCCCCAAATGTcctacctccaccttatatacacTAATAGTGTGTGATATCCGtgatatttctttttttcaattcacaacaacactagctctcataaatgtcatcattattttcaataaattttcattaaagcatcatcatttccaacaattacctataataattgtatttattttaatgattttttttttgtaaacaaGTACTCCCTGTTTTAGTGAGTATTTTGTGTATTATTAAATGAAGTGTTTGATAGCATCTTATCATGGAGATTtcgttattattttttcttgatttaaATGAACTTCTGATCTcctattttatcaataattagttattagttcattcatttttaaaatcagttttttGTCCTTTTATTAACTGATTCTTAGGATTTTGTTGGTCTCcaccattttttattatgttaccCTTTTATTAATCATGTGACACTTAATCGTTGTTATTAACTTTGtttaattaacatatttaaattt
It contains:
- the LOC101491938 gene encoding universal stress protein PHOS32; this encodes MAKTHQVGVAMDFSPTSKLALRWAIDNLINKNDHIIMINVQPLSADHTRKELFEDNGSPLVPLEELREINFTKQYGIARDSEVIDILENASKTKGARAMAKVYWGDPREKLCSAVEDLHLDSLVVGSRGLGPIKRVLLGSVSKHVVANASCPVTVVKGMQPSKSRN